The Salmo salar chromosome ssa06, Ssal_v3.1, whole genome shotgun sequence genome window below encodes:
- the LOC106607565 gene encoding rho-related GTP-binding protein RhoB, with protein MAEIRKKLVVVGDGACGKTCLLIVFSKDEFPEVYVPTVFDNYVADIEVDTKQVQLALWDTAGQEDYDRLRPLSYPDTDVILMCFSVDSPDSLENIPEKWVPEVKHFCPNVPIILVANKRDLRNDDNVRTELSRMKQEPVKTEDGRAMAARISAYDYLECSAKTKDGIREVFDTATRAALQKRSKPSSGCVNCCSLL; from the coding sequence ATGGCAGAGATACGGAAAAAGCTGGTCGTCGTCGGTGACGGCGCGTGTGGGAAAACCTGCTTGCTGATTGTATTCAGCAAAGACGAGTTTCCTGAGGTCTATGTGCCAACTGTATTTGACAACTATGTGGCGGACATTGAAGTGGACACCAAGCAAGTCCAACTAGCACTATGGGACACGGCTGGACAGGAGGACTACGACCGCCTTCGCCCGCTGTCCTATCCGGACACTGATGTCATCCTGATGTGCTTTTCCGTGGACAGCCCGGACTCCCTCGAAAACATCCCCGAGAAATGGGTGCCAGAGGTTAAGCACTTTTGTCCCAACGTGCCAATTATTTTAGTTGCCAACAAGAGAGACTTGCGCAACGACGACAATGTTAGGACCGAGCTGTCCAGAATGAAACAGGAACCCGTGAAAACAGAGGACGGGCGCGCCATGGCCGCGCGAATTAGTGCATATGACTATTTGGAGTGTTCTGCTAAAACAAAGGATGGTATTCGGGAGGTGTTCGACACTGCGACACGTGCAGCTTTACAGAAGAGATCAAAACCCTCCAGCGGTTGTGTAAACTGCTGTTCGTTGTTGTGA